The DNA region CGGCCTGGCTAAAAAGCAGGGTGGTCTCCCCGATGATTATGAAATGGAAGTGCTTAACCCATTCAAGGATGCTGTCGTACAGCAGGTTACCCGCTCACTCCAGTTCTTTTTCTCAGCTAGCCAATATAACGATGTGGATTACATCATCCTCGCCGGCGGTGTTGCGTCTCTGGAAGGTTTGGTTGGTTTGATTGAGGAAAAGCTGGGAACTCAAACGGTAGTTGCCAATCCTTTTGCGCGTATGTCGGTCTCCTCTCGTGTTAATGCGGTCTCTCTGGCTACTGATGCTCCTTCATTAATGATTGTTACCGGTCTGGCAATGAGGAGTTTTGACTAATGGCTAAAATAAACTTATTGCCCTGGCGCCAGGCCTATCGCGAGGAAAAGAAGCGCGAGTTTCTTGTGGTTATTGGTTTTGTACTTGGTTTGTCAGTTTTAGGGGCTTATCTGTGGATTAGCAGCGTAGAAGCCAGTATTGACAACCAAAATTCACGCAATCGCCTTTTGGATCAGGAAATTAAAAAACTGGATGAGCAGGTTAAGGAAATCAGCGAACTGAAAAAAGTGCGTGATGACTTGTTGGCACGGATCAAGGTTATTCAAGACCTTGAAGGAACCCGTCCTGTCATTGTTCGCTATTTTGATGAGTTTGCTAAAGCAGTACCGGATGGCGTCTATGTCACTATGGTTGATAAAAAGGGATCGGCTATTACGATCGAAGGTGTTGCTGAGTCCTATAACCGTGTTGCCAGTTTTATGCGCAACCTGGATGCATCAGATTGGTTTGCTTCTCCCAACCTGACATCGGTAACGGCTGCCCCCTCTGAAGGAGAACAAGCCAGTAGTTTCAAAATGACAGTGCAAACATCAGCACCAGCTGATGCTGATCCTGCAGCTGCGAGTACTTCTACAGGAGCGGCAAAATAATGTCATTACAAGACTCCATTAATAAATTAAACGAATTCGATGTTAATGATATCGATTTTGACAAAATCGGCGTGTGGCCATTACCGGCGAAAATAGCTGTTTGTACATTGCTGGTTGTTATTGTTATCGCACTGACGTACTACTTGAAGATAAGTGACCTTAATATGCAATTGGCAAGTGTCGAAGCTAAGGAAAAGACGCTTCGCCAAACTTTCCAGACCAAAAGTTTTGAGGCTGCCAATCTGGATGCCTATAAAGCACAAATGGAAGAAATGAAGGTTACCTTCGATTCGTTACTGTCTCGCTTGCCTGCCAAGACAGAAGTGCCAGGGTTGCTGGAAGATATTGGAACACGGGGTAGTGAAAGCGGTTTGACAATTAACAGCGTTGCTATACAACCGGATGTGGTTGCGGAATATTACATTGAGGTGCCAATCGCAATTGATGTAAAAGGCGGCTATCACGATATGGGCGGGTTTGTGAGTGGGGTTGCTGGAATGCCGCGTATTGTGACGTTGCATGATTTTACGATCAGTTCGCTCAAGGATGATCGCGGTCTTAATATGAAG from Cellvibrio japonicus Ueda107 includes:
- a CDS encoding PilN domain-containing protein; its protein translation is MAKINLLPWRQAYREEKKREFLVVIGFVLGLSVLGAYLWISSVEASIDNQNSRNRLLDQEIKKLDEQVKEISELKKVRDDLLARIKVIQDLEGTRPVIVRYFDEFAKAVPDGVYVTMVDKKGSAITIEGVAESYNRVASFMRNLDASDWFASPNLTSVTAAPSEGEQASSFKMTVQTSAPADADPAAASTSTGAAK
- a CDS encoding type 4a pilus biogenesis protein PilO, with amino-acid sequence MSLQDSINKLNEFDVNDIDFDKIGVWPLPAKIAVCTLLVVIVIALTYYLKISDLNMQLASVEAKEKTLRQTFQTKSFEAANLDAYKAQMEEMKVTFDSLLSRLPAKTEVPGLLEDIGTRGSESGLTINSVAIQPDVVAEYYIEVPIAIDVKGGYHDMGGFVSGVAGMPRIVTLHDFTISSLKDDRGLNMKIAAKTYRYKTQEQDGGSTAVRAGGQIK